In uncultured Fibrobacter sp., the genomic stretch TTCTTGACGAATTCTTCGCGGCAGTCGGGGTAAATGGCGTGGTCGCCAAAGTGGTTTGCCATCATGACCTTGGTGAGGTCGCGGCTTTCGGCAAGGCCTGCGGCTACGGAAAGCATGATTCCGTTACGGAACGGGACTACGGTCGACTTCATGTTTTCGCTGTCGTAACTCCCTTCGGGAATGGCGTCTGCACCCTCTAAAAGCGATGACTTGAAATAGTCATGCATGAATTTGAGGGGGATGGTCAGGTGCGGAATTCCGAGCTTTTCGCAGTGGTACTTGGCAAAGGGAATTTCCTGGTCGTTATGGTTGCTGCCATAATCGAAAGAAACGGCGAGCGCGATTTCGTCGGCGCGTTCGTAAAGCAGGGTGGTACTGTCCATTCCGCCGGAGAGTACCAGCAAGGCGTTTTTCATGGGGGGCTCCTAGTTTTGTTTATAGTCAGGATGGATTTCGAACTGACTGGCGCGCAAATATAGAAAATTAATGAAAAAT encodes the following:
- the queC gene encoding 7-cyano-7-deazaguanine synthase QueC; translated protein: MKNALLVLSGGMDSTTLLYERADEIALAVSFDYGSNHNDQEIPFAKYHCEKLGIPHLTIPLKFMHDYFKSSLLEGADAIPEGSYDSENMKSTVVPFRNGIMLSVAAGLAESRDLTKVMMANHFGDHAIYPDCREEFVKNMSAAIAAGTYAGITIDAPYTNISKADIARKGKALGIDYSQTWSCYKGGKIHCGKCGTCIERKEALAEAGIEDTTEYGA